One genomic region from Lates calcarifer isolate ASB-BC8 linkage group LG10, TLL_Latcal_v3, whole genome shotgun sequence encodes:
- the wash1 gene encoding LOW QUALITY PROTEIN: WASH complex subunit 1 (The sequence of the model RefSeq protein was modified relative to this genomic sequence to represent the inferred CDS: deleted 1 base in 1 codon), translated as MVRMTQKHSLEGQVYSVPLIQPDLRREEAVHQIADALLYLETISTDIFRRVSESVEKNRRQLQSITDRIRLAQARVDKIKGSKKATKVFSSAKYPAPDRLQDYSSIFTGAADPSSQIRPRHKIQNKLRPFDEKALQEKLMYFPVCVGNKKKSEDETEEGLGSLPRNISSVSSLLLFNTTENLYKKYVFLDPLAGAVTKTHTTLETEKEEKPFDAPLSITKREQLERQTAESYFYVPDLGEVPEIDVPSYLPDLPGIADDLSYSADLGPGFAPSGPTHNIPELPSFSEESNVPGSQLQPNATLPPPPPPPPPPPPPEPALASATPAGAPPPPPPPPPPPVDSPAEVSRAPASGPVSGAPNEVVQPSDSRASLLESIRNAGGIGKAKLRNVKERKMEKKKQKEQEQAVGAASSGGDFMSDLFNKLAMRRKGISGKGPAGGESGDTPAGTGGAFARMSDVIPPLPAPQSTTDDDDWEA; from the exons ATGGTCAG gatGACACAGAAGCACAGCCTA GAGGGCCAGGTGTACTCAGTGCCTCTCATCCAACCAgacctgaggagagaggaggctgtCCATCAAATAGCAGATGCATTACTTTACTTGGAAACCATCTCTACAGATATTTTCAGAAG GGTGTCTGAGAGTGTGGAGAAGAACCGCCGCCAGCTGCAGAGCATCACTGACCGGATCAGACTAGCTCAGGCCCGTGTCGACAAGATCAAAGGCAGTAAGAAGGCCACCAAG GTTTTTTCCAGTGCAAAGTACCCGGCTCCAGATCGACTTCAGGACTACTCATCTATCTTTACTGGGGCTGCAGACCCCTCCTCACAAATCCGCCCCCGACACAAGATACAGAACAAACTTCGGCCCTTTGATGAGAAGGCCTTGCAG GAGAAGTTAATGTATTTCCCAGTGTGTGTAGGCAATAAGAAGAAATCTGAGGACGAGACGGAGGAGGGGCTGGGGAGTCTGCCACGCAACATCTCATCTGTCAGCTCCCTGTTGCTCTTTAATACCACAGAGAACCT aTATAAGAAGTACGTGTTCCTGGATCCTTTGGCGGGAGCAGtgactaaaacacacacaacactagagactgaaaaagaagagaaaccaTTTGACGCTCCATTGTCCATTACAAAGAGAGAACAACTAGAAAGACAG acagcagagagttATTTCTATGTGCCAGACCTGGGCGAGGTGCCCGAGATAGATGTGCCGTCCTACTTGCCCGATCTGCCAGGCATTGCAGACGACCTGTCCTACAGCGCAGACCTTGGGCCTGGCTTTGCCCCATCAGGACCCACACACAACATCCCTGAGCTGCCCTCCTTCTCTGAGGAGAGCAACGTACcag GATCACAGCTCCAGCCTAATGCGACACTTCCCCCGCcacctccgcctcctcctcctcctcctccccctgagCCTGCCCTCGCTTCTGCAACTCCTGCAGGAGCTCCCCCCCCTCCACcgcctccaccccctcctcctgttGACAGCCCTGCAGAAGTCTCTCGAGCGCCAGCTTCAG GTCCTGTGTCTGGTGCTCCCAATGAGGTGGTCCAGCCGTCCGACAGCCGTGCCAGTCTGCTGGAGTCCATCCGCAACGCCGGAGGCATCGGCAAGGCCAAGTTACGCAACGTTAAAGAGCGcaagatggagaagaagaaacaaaaggaaCAAGAGCAAG CAGTGGGAGCAGCATCTAGTGGTGGAGACTTCATGTCTGATCTCTTTAATAAACTCGCCATGCGAAGGAAAG GTATATCCGGTAAGGGTCCAGCAGGTGGGGAGTCAGGTGACACTCCCGCTGGTACCGGCGGCGCATTTGCCAGGATGTCAGATGTCATTCCACCACTTCCTGCCCCGCAGTCGACAACAGATGACGATGACTGGGAAGCATAA
- the ddx11 gene encoding ATP-dependent DNA helicase DDX11, with the protein MEKGRDRFPFPYQPYDIQEQFMQSLYSALDQGKVGIFESPTGTGKSLSLICGALSWLSDYEERRRQEAAALLQEGEAALSVSTAQSSTPSSSAEPDWITDFVQKKAERDLVTKLKEDELKRKKREERLEMIRNNVQLKYAMKRKSCEDDEAFKLLQLSKEDQSETQGDQEDEELIIAEYESDDESKSKSRFCGPEDDEDEELIEEHVTKIYYCSRTHSQLAQFVHEVQKSPFSKDISLVTLGSRQNLCINEEVRRLGSIQRINDRCMEMQKNKHEKQHHEEGVKRKRGPAKSVCPYNKALALQQMRDEVLGTVHDIEQLLKLGRETHSCPYYATRLAIPPAQLVVLPYQMVLHEATRKATGVQLKGQVLIIDEAHNLSDTLSCIHSAELTGTQLCRAHSQLSQYADRYKSRLKAKNLMYIKQILFVIEGLVRVLGGKVGQNPQSQTTQTGTEMLTINNFLFKAQIDNINLFKLQKYFEKSMISRKLGGFVEKYAGSGVSLHVQSSSNKENRRTEGLNRYLQTLQTNQSTAQVASADQQGSVEAEKVLSASPMMQVEGFFMALTNSNTDGRVVVHRQGTLSEGSVKFLLLNPAVHFAQVLKECRAVIIAGGTMQPVSDFKQELLFSAGVGDERIAEFSCGHVIPPENILPLVLCSGPSGQELDFTFQNRDSPRMMDETGRILSNICNVVPGGVVCFFPSYEYSRQIISHWEANGALARLANKKKIFQEPKKANQVEQVLSEFSRCIQRCALDSSGLTGALLFSVVGGKMSEGINFSDDLGRCVVMVGMPYPNIKSPELQEKMSYMDKHLPHSGGRSPGQALIENLCMKAVNQSIGRAIRHRGDYSSIVLCDRRYSRPATLSKLPTWIKDRTSTYTNFGPAFAALRKFFQEKKQKQV; encoded by the exons AGGAGCAGTTCATGCAGTCATTGTACAGTGCGCTTGACCAGGGGAAAGTTGGCATCTTTGAGAGTCCAACTGGAacg GGCAAGTCACTGAGTCTGATATGTGGAGCTCTGAGCTGGCTCTCAGACTacgaggagaggaggagacaggaggcagctgctctgctgcaggaagGAGAAGCAGCTCTTTCTGTGTCCACTGCTCAGTCCTCTACTCCCAGCTCCTCAGCGGAGCCTGACTGGATCACTGATTTTGTTCAAAAAAAGGCTGAACGTGACTTGGTGACAAAGTTGAAG GAGGACGAATTGAAAAGAAAGAAGCGGGAAGAACGGTTAGAAATGATCAGAAACAACGTTCAACTAAAGTATGCGATGAAAAGAAAG AGCTGTGAGGATGATGAGGCATTCAAGTTGCTCCAGCTCAGTAAAGAAGACCAATCAGAGACACAAGGAGATCAAGAAGATGAGGAGCTTATCATTGCAGAATATGAGAGTGATGATGAGTCGAAGAGTAAAAGCAG ATTCTGTGGGcctgaagatgatgaagatgaagaactTATCGAAGAACACGTCACtaag ATTTACTACTGCAGTCGCACTCACTCCCAACTGGCTCAATTTGTCCATGAGGTTCAAAAGAGCCCCTTCAGCAAGGACATCAGTCTGGTCACACTAGGCTCACGCCAg AATCTGTGTATCAACGAGGAGGTGCGTCGCCTGGGCAGCATCCAACGCATTAATGACCGCTGCATGgagatgcagaaaaacaaacacg AGAAGCAGCATCATGAAGAAGGTGTGAAACGTAAGCGGGGCCCGGCAAAGAGCGTGTGTCCCTATAACAAAGCGTTGGCGCTGCAGCAGATGAGGGATGAAGTTCTGGGGACGGTCCACGACATAGAGCAGCTGCTGAAGCTGGGCAGGGAAACACATTCATGTCCTTATTACGCCACACGCCTTGCCATTCCCCCAGCACAG TTGGTGGTGTTGCCCTATCAGATGGTGCTTCATGAAGCTACAAGAAAGGCTACAGGGGTCCAGCTGAAAGGACAG gTTTTGATCATAGATGAAGCTCACAATCTTAGTGACACTCTCTCCTGTATACACAGTGCAGAGCTGACTGGAACACAG CTTTGCCGTGCTCACTCCCAGCTCAGCCAGTATGCTGACCGCTATAA GAGCAGGCTGAAGGCAAAGAACCTGATGTACATCAAACAGATTCTGTTTGTGATTGAAGGGCTGGTCCGTGTGCTGGGAG GTAAGGTGGGGCAGAATCCACAGAGCCAGACTACACAAACAG GAACAGAGATGCTCACCATTAACAATTTCCTCTTCAAGGCTCAGATCGACAATATCAACTTGTTTAAG TTACAGAAATACTTTGAGAAGAGCATGATCAGCAGAAAG ctgggTGGTTTTGTGGAGAAATATGCAGGTTCAGGTGTGAGTCTGCACGTTCAGAGCAGCTCCAACAAAGAGAACCGACGCACAGAGGGCTTAAACCGCTACCTTCAAACACTGCAGACCAACCAGAGCACTGCacaag TTGCTTCAGCAGACCAGCAGGGGTCTGTAGAGGCAGAGAAAGTGCTGTCTGCATCTCCCATGATGCAGGTGGAGGGTTTCTTCATGGCTCTCACCAACAGTAACACTGATGGCAGAGTGGTGGTGCACAGacaag GTACTTTGTCGGAAGGCAGCGTCAAGTTCCTGCTGTTGAATCCAGCGGTTCACTTTGCCCAGGTGCTGAAGGAGTGCAGAGCAGTCATCATTGCAGGGGGGACCATGCAGCCT GTTTCTGACTTCAAACAAGAGCTACTGTTTTCTGCCGGAGTGGGAGACGAACGCATCGCTGAGTTTTCCTGTG GTCATGTGATTCCTCCCGAAAACATTCTTCCCCTTGTCTTGTGCAGCGGTCCATCTGGTCAGGAGCTGGATTTTACTTTCCAAAACAGAGACTCTCCACGCATG ATGGACGAGACGGGACGCATTCTCTCCAACATTTGTAATGTGGTGCCAGGAGGGGTCGTGTGTTTCTTTCCGTCTTACGAGTACTCGAGGCAGATCATCTCTCACTGGGAGGCCAATGGTGCTCTGGCTCGTCTTGCTAACAAGAAGAAG ATCTTCCAGGAGCCGAAAAAGGCCAACCAGGTGGAGCAGGTGCTGAGCGAGTTTTCCCGCTGTATCCAG AGGTGTGCTCTGGACAGCAGTGGACTCACAGGAGCGTTACTGTTCTCTGTGGTTGGAGGAAAGATGAGCGAGGGCATCAATTTCTCTGATGACCTGGGCAG GTGTGTGGTGATGGTGGGGATGCCGTATCCCAACATCAAATCCCCAGAGCTGCAGGAAAAGATGTCTTATATGGACAAACACCTG CCTCACAGCGGAGGCAGGAGTCCTGGCCAGGCACTGATAGAAAACCTCTGCATGAAGGCTGTCAATCAGTCCATAG GAAGAGCTATCCGTCACCGTGGTGACTATTCCTCCATCGTGCTATGTGACAGACGTTACTCCAGACCCGCCACGCTCTCTAAACTTCCCACATGGATCAAAGATCgcacaagcacatacacaaatTTTGGCCCTGCTTTTGCTGCCTTGAGGAAG TTCTTCCAGgaaaagaagcagaagcaggTGTAG